One genomic region from Mesorhizobium terrae encodes:
- a CDS encoding RES family NAD+ phosphorylase: MSSPIWTPAALSSEAVSLKGQCWRMVEAQHHVSTLKLVDTLDEQALLEELIEDTKPHIPLECRHLHYLLATPFRYGSVYPYGSRFRRAGRTLGVYYAAETIATAVAEMSFYRLLFFAESLDTPWPRDAAEYTAFSISYATGKAIDLTRPPLDRDEAAWTHPTDYAPCQALAEAAREAGAEAIRYRSVRDPEGVNVALLGCRVFTRSQPQEWQTWRVRIGASGVQALCEFPPRRIGFDRAAFSGDPRLGSLIWDRGKG; encoded by the coding sequence ATGTCATCGCCTATCTGGACGCCCGCCGCGCTCTCGTCTGAGGCAGTCAGCCTCAAAGGCCAGTGCTGGCGCATGGTCGAGGCGCAGCACCACGTCTCGACCCTGAAACTCGTCGACACACTGGACGAGCAGGCGCTGCTGGAAGAGTTGATCGAGGATACCAAGCCGCATATCCCGCTGGAATGCCGGCACCTGCACTACCTGCTCGCCACACCATTCCGCTACGGCTCGGTCTACCCCTACGGGTCGCGCTTCCGCCGCGCCGGCAGGACGCTGGGCGTCTATTATGCCGCCGAGACCATCGCCACGGCGGTGGCGGAAATGTCGTTCTACCGGCTGCTGTTCTTCGCCGAATCGCTCGACACGCCATGGCCGCGCGACGCCGCCGAATACACGGCCTTCTCCATAAGCTACGCCACTGGCAAGGCCATCGACCTCACCCGCCCGCCGCTCGACCGGGACGAAGCCGCCTGGACCCACCCGACCGACTACGCGCCTTGCCAAGCACTGGCCGAGGCCGCGCGGGAGGCCGGCGCCGAGGCGATCCGCTACCGGTCGGTGCGTGATCCGGAAGGCGTCAATGTCGCGCTGCTTGGCTGCCGCGTCTTCACACGATCGCAGCCGCAGGAATGGCAGACCTGGCGCGTGCGCATCGGCGCGTCCGGCGTGCAGGCGCTCTGCGAATTCCCGCCGCGCCGCATCGGTTTCGACCGGGCGGCCTTTTCAGGCGACCCCCGGCTCGGTTCACTGATTTGGGATCGCGGCAAAGGCTGA
- a CDS encoding GGDEF domain-containing protein codes for MQPAAVTPERSSDIATTVVATMRQLGVVAMPRNYEIFYEALTGSNPELSLAVLDLSKRPTQEDLDKIGRKFFSQNHSTGIVDHVRGVLARELEDIASLLRSERTHIEKYGKILDETSDGLANRGVISKELLEKIVGAVSTATASTIDHGKQVASTLGDKSAELESVKSKLEEYKRLADTDPLTQVWNRRAFDNEIARIYNSNKGILFNALILADIDRFKDINDRYGHPVGDKILKDIADIFQTSVAGGMFVARTGGEEFALIVEGTSEETTFDIAERIRVLIEQTPFVSSQNGASYGTVTVSMGICMASEAIGPEELYSKADRALYRSKVDGRNRVTRHSVMAGRASKNWLIYKKD; via the coding sequence ATGCAGCCTGCTGCCGTGACGCCCGAAAGAAGCTCCGACATCGCAACGACGGTCGTTGCAACGATGCGGCAGCTGGGCGTTGTCGCCATGCCGCGCAATTACGAAATCTTCTATGAGGCGCTGACGGGCTCCAATCCTGAGCTCAGCCTCGCCGTGCTGGACCTCAGCAAACGGCCGACGCAGGAAGATCTCGACAAGATCGGCCGCAAGTTCTTCTCACAGAACCACAGTACCGGCATTGTCGATCATGTCCGTGGCGTGCTTGCGCGTGAATTGGAAGACATTGCCTCGCTCCTGCGCAGTGAGCGCACGCACATCGAAAAATACGGCAAGATTCTCGATGAGACGTCCGACGGGCTCGCCAATCGCGGCGTCATCTCCAAGGAATTGCTGGAAAAGATCGTAGGCGCCGTCTCGACAGCGACCGCCTCGACGATCGACCACGGCAAGCAGGTCGCCAGCACGCTCGGCGACAAGTCGGCCGAACTGGAAAGCGTGAAGTCGAAGCTCGAGGAATACAAGCGCCTCGCCGACACCGATCCGCTGACCCAGGTTTGGAACCGTCGCGCCTTCGACAACGAGATTGCGCGCATCTACAACAGCAACAAGGGCATCCTGTTCAACGCCCTGATCCTTGCCGACATCGATCGTTTCAAGGACATCAATGACCGCTACGGCCACCCGGTCGGCGACAAGATCCTCAAGGACATCGCCGATATCTTCCAGACCAGCGTTGCCGGCGGCATGTTCGTGGCCCGCACCGGCGGCGAGGAATTCGCCCTCATCGTCGAGGGCACCAGCGAGGAAACAACCTTCGATATCGCCGAGCGCATCCGCGTCCTGATCGAGCAGACGCCTTTCGTCAGCAGCCAGAATGGCGCCAGCTACGGCACCGTGACGGTTTCGATGGGCATCTGCATGGCTTCCGAGGCGATCGGACCGGAGGAACTCTATTCAAAGGCCGACCGCGCGCTCTACCGCTCCAAGGTGGATGGCCGCAACCGCGTCACCCGGCATTCGGTGATGGCCGGCCGCGCCAGCAAGAACTGGCTGATCTACAAGAAAGACTGA
- a CDS encoding LysR substrate-binding domain-containing protein: protein MKLPPIAAIRAFEAAARHQSFTRAAEELGMTQAAVSYQIKLLEERIGVPLFVREPRQVTLTAAGRKLSPKVTEALDLLGSAFVEVVEKPDLHLIISVLPTVASTWLVPRLSSFQAANPEIRIKVHTSNDLVDFAREDIDIMIRGSDNVLPEHEVFALFPMEYAPVCTADFRERHSIVNPADLLKIRRFGAQSWWASWLAGAGVQTGDDNRMDLVVGVQTIDVALTLQGQGVAMVMPIFFADEMKSGRLIRPFQYVGRDDRSYSLVYPKSRHRSRKIRLFRDWVIAEAEATRSAFAAIPNQ, encoded by the coding sequence ATGAAGCTGCCGCCTATTGCCGCCATTCGGGCCTTTGAGGCTGCCGCCAGGCATCAGAGTTTCACGCGCGCGGCCGAGGAACTCGGCATGACGCAGGCGGCGGTCAGCTATCAGATAAAGCTGCTGGAAGAGCGTATCGGCGTTCCGCTGTTCGTGCGTGAGCCCAGACAGGTCACATTGACGGCGGCCGGCCGCAAGCTGTCGCCGAAGGTTACCGAGGCTCTCGACCTGCTTGGCTCGGCTTTCGTCGAAGTGGTTGAGAAGCCTGATCTTCATCTGATCATATCGGTTCTGCCGACAGTCGCATCCACCTGGCTTGTTCCTCGGCTGTCCTCTTTCCAGGCCGCCAATCCCGAGATCAGGATCAAGGTGCATACCTCGAACGACCTCGTCGACTTCGCCAGGGAAGACATCGACATCATGATCCGGGGCAGCGACAATGTGCTGCCCGAGCATGAGGTTTTCGCGTTGTTTCCGATGGAATATGCGCCGGTCTGCACCGCCGACTTCCGGGAACGGCATTCAATCGTGAACCCTGCCGATCTGCTGAAAATACGCCGGTTCGGCGCACAGAGCTGGTGGGCGTCCTGGCTTGCGGGAGCCGGCGTACAGACCGGCGACGACAATCGCATGGATCTGGTGGTTGGCGTCCAGACCATCGATGTCGCCCTGACCTTGCAGGGACAAGGCGTCGCCATGGTGATGCCAATATTCTTCGCCGATGAAATGAAAAGCGGCCGCCTGATACGGCCTTTCCAGTATGTCGGACGCGACGACCGCAGCTACAGCCTCGTCTATCCGAAATCGCGTCACCGGTCGCGCAAGATCCGGCTGTTCCGCGATTGGGTCATCGCCGAGGCGGAAGCGACGCGATCAGCCTTTGCCGCGATCCCAAATCAGTGA
- a CDS encoding class II 3-deoxy-7-phosphoheptulonate synthase: MTKWSPNSWRSKPIQQVPAYPDLAALKETEARLATFPPLVFAGEARKLKKQLAAVANGEAFLLQGGDCAESFAEHGADNIRDFFRVFLQMAVVLTFAGSQPVVKIGRVAGQFAKPRSSDNETKGDVTWPSYRGDIINGIEFDEKSRVPDPARQEMAYRQSAATLNLLRAFAQGGYASLENVHRWMLGFVADSPQAEKYEALANRITETMDFMRAVGITSESNFALRETDFYTSHEALLLGYEEALTRVDSTSGDWYATSGHMIWIGDRTRQPDHAHIEYCRGIKNPLGLKCGPSLTPEGLLELIDLLNPENEPGRLTLIARFGSDKAAEHLPKLVRAVKSEGRSVVWSCDPMHGNTITAAGYKTRPFERILKEVQTFFDVHQAEGTHAGGIHIEMTGKNVTECTGGARAITAEDLQDRYHTHCDPRLNADQSVELAFLVSELLKKSHVRQPHTQAAE, translated from the coding sequence ATGACGAAATGGTCCCCGAATTCCTGGAGAAGCAAGCCGATCCAGCAGGTGCCGGCGTATCCGGACCTTGCCGCGCTGAAGGAGACCGAAGCCCGCCTTGCTACCTTTCCGCCGCTCGTCTTCGCGGGTGAAGCGCGCAAGCTGAAGAAGCAGCTGGCCGCCGTCGCCAATGGCGAGGCCTTCCTTTTGCAGGGCGGCGACTGCGCCGAAAGCTTCGCCGAGCACGGCGCCGACAACATCCGCGACTTCTTCCGCGTGTTCCTGCAGATGGCCGTGGTGTTGACCTTCGCCGGCTCGCAGCCGGTGGTAAAGATCGGCCGCGTTGCCGGCCAATTCGCCAAGCCGCGCTCGTCCGACAACGAAACCAAGGGCGACGTGACCTGGCCGAGCTATCGCGGCGACATCATCAACGGCATCGAGTTCGACGAGAAGTCGCGCGTGCCGGACCCCGCCCGCCAGGAAATGGCCTATCGTCAGTCGGCAGCGACCCTGAACCTTTTGCGCGCTTTCGCGCAGGGCGGCTATGCGAGCCTCGAGAACGTGCATCGCTGGATGCTCGGCTTCGTCGCCGACAGCCCGCAGGCCGAGAAATACGAAGCGCTGGCCAATCGCATCACCGAGACGATGGATTTCATGCGCGCCGTAGGCATCACCTCGGAAAGCAACTTCGCGCTGCGCGAAACAGACTTCTACACCAGCCATGAAGCCCTGCTGCTCGGCTACGAGGAAGCGTTGACCCGCGTCGATTCCACCTCGGGCGACTGGTATGCCACCTCCGGCCACATGATCTGGATCGGCGATCGCACGCGCCAGCCCGATCACGCCCATATCGAATATTGCCGCGGCATCAAGAACCCGCTTGGCCTGAAATGCGGCCCGTCGCTGACGCCGGAAGGGCTGCTCGAATTGATCGACCTGCTCAACCCGGAAAACGAGCCGGGCCGGCTGACGCTGATCGCGCGTTTCGGCTCCGACAAGGCGGCCGAGCATCTGCCGAAGCTGGTGCGCGCGGTGAAGAGCGAAGGCCGCAGCGTCGTCTGGTCATGCGACCCGATGCACGGCAACACCATCACCGCCGCCGGCTACAAGACGCGGCCGTTCGAGCGCATTCTGAAGGAAGTGCAGACCTTCTTCGACGTGCACCAGGCCGAAGGCACCCATGCTGGTGGCATCCACATCGAGATGACCGGCAAGAATGTCACCGAATGCACGGGCGGTGCCCGCGCCATTACGGCGGAAGACCTGCAGGACCGCTACCACACCCATTGCGATCCGCGCCTCAACGCCGATCAGTCGGTCGAACTGGCCTTCCTGGTCTCGGAACTGCTCAAGAAGAGCCATGTCCGCCAGCCGCATACGCAGGCCGCCGAGTAG
- a CDS encoding DUF1003 domain-containing protein produces MQHKTMAELASRWLSRNAEALTEGERRVLQSAIERKTVARDTTRPHKEAARLGDRVADAVARIGGSWNFIIGFLVFLAAWTALNSLLLLSGAFDPYPYIFLNLILSMLAAIQAPVIMMSQNRQAERDRIDAAHDYEVNLKAEIEIMALHEKLDELRHSQIVGMCDDIARISSQVRRLDETLALHLKNDKTRK; encoded by the coding sequence ATGCAACACAAGACCATGGCGGAACTGGCCAGTCGCTGGCTGTCGCGCAACGCCGAAGCCTTGACCGAAGGCGAGAGACGCGTGCTGCAAAGCGCCATCGAACGCAAGACCGTAGCGCGCGATACCACCAGACCGCACAAGGAAGCGGCGCGTCTCGGCGACCGGGTCGCTGATGCTGTCGCGCGGATAGGCGGCTCCTGGAACTTCATCATCGGGTTCCTCGTCTTCCTCGCAGCGTGGACGGCGCTGAACTCCCTTCTTCTTTTGAGCGGCGCCTTCGACCCCTACCCCTATATTTTTCTCAATCTCATCCTGTCGATGCTGGCGGCCATACAGGCGCCGGTCATCATGATGTCGCAGAACCGGCAGGCCGAACGCGACAGGATCGACGCGGCGCACGATTACGAGGTCAATCTCAAGGCCGAGATCGAGATCATGGCGCTGCACGAGAAGCTGGACGAACTGCGCCACAGCCAGATCGTGGGCATGTGCGACGACATCGCCCGTATTTCCAGCCAGGTTCGGCGTCTCGACGAGACGCTTGCCCTCCACCTCAAGAACGACAAAACGCGCAAATGA
- a CDS encoding MbcA/ParS/Xre antitoxin family protein, translating into MSTRIAITPRTEENAVITKATLRAAERLDVTARALSSIIGVSEATVSRMRKNDFLLDKGSKPFELAVLFVRLFRSLDAITGGDETVARSWLRNTNTALGGKPLEKMLTIAGLVDVIAYLDARRALV; encoded by the coding sequence ATGTCGACCAGGATCGCCATAACGCCGAGAACCGAAGAAAACGCCGTCATCACCAAGGCGACGTTGCGTGCCGCCGAGCGGCTCGATGTCACCGCGCGCGCGCTGTCCTCGATCATCGGCGTCTCCGAGGCCACGGTCTCGCGCATGCGCAAGAACGACTTCCTGCTCGACAAGGGTTCCAAGCCGTTCGAACTGGCCGTGCTGTTCGTTCGCCTGTTCCGCTCGCTGGACGCCATTACCGGGGGCGACGAGACGGTGGCGCGGTCCTGGTTGCGCAACACCAACACCGCGCTTGGCGGCAAGCCGCTGGAAAAAATGCTCACCATTGCCGGGCTTGTCGATGTCATCGCCTATCTGGACGCCCGCCGCGCTCTCGTCTGA
- a CDS encoding DNA-3-methyladenine glycosylase I gives MLSFQQIRARAAKRKGGDAVLVSLLGAAPDNRLVAKVSDDRVLSAMAERVFSAGFVWSVIEQKWPGFEAAFLGFEPKRLLFQPDDFWHDLASDKRIVRNPQKIRSVRDNAAFVEQVSKEHGSFGKFLAQWPAADQVGLTAYLAKHGSRLGGATGQYLLRWLDWDTFIISRDMSAALRDAGLDIAENPTSKRDLDKIQVQINAWVETTGLSRKHISRILSMSIGENRPAEVLQQYSGE, from the coding sequence GTGCTCAGTTTTCAGCAGATTCGTGCCCGCGCCGCAAAGCGCAAAGGCGGCGATGCGGTTCTGGTCTCATTGCTTGGCGCTGCCCCGGACAACAGGCTCGTGGCGAAGGTGTCGGACGACCGCGTGCTTTCGGCGATGGCCGAGAGGGTGTTCTCGGCCGGTTTCGTGTGGAGCGTGATCGAGCAGAAATGGCCGGGTTTCGAGGCTGCCTTCCTGGGTTTCGAGCCAAAGCGCCTGCTGTTCCAACCGGACGATTTCTGGCACGATCTTGCCTCGGACAAACGCATCGTGCGCAATCCGCAAAAGATACGGTCGGTGCGCGACAACGCCGCTTTTGTCGAACAAGTTTCGAAGGAACATGGCTCGTTCGGCAAATTCCTGGCGCAATGGCCCGCCGCCGACCAGGTCGGGCTGACCGCCTATCTCGCCAAGCATGGCAGCCGGCTTGGCGGCGCCACCGGGCAATATCTGTTGCGGTGGCTCGACTGGGATACTTTTATCATCTCCAGGGACATGTCGGCGGCATTGCGCGATGCCGGGCTGGACATAGCCGAAAACCCGACGTCGAAACGCGACCTCGACAAGATCCAGGTGCAGATCAACGCTTGGGTGGAAACAACCGGCCTGTCGCGCAAGCACATCTCGCGCATTCTTTCGATGTCGATCGGCGAAAACCGCCCGGCGGAAGTGCTTCAGCAATACAGCGGCGAGTAG
- a CDS encoding NAD+ synthase — protein sequence MTSKTAPDTLRIAVAQLNPTVGDVVGNLAKARAARADAARQGADLVLFTELFISGYPPEDLVLKPAFLAACERAANELAKDTADGGPAVIIGTPLKRKSGTHNSILFADGGKVLGERYKVDLPNYGEFDEKRVFQAGPEIAGPFNFRGIRVGVPICEDIWGELGVCETLAESGAEILLVPNGSPYYRTKIDVRHQVVIKQVIETGLPMIYANQLGGQDELVFDGASFAINADKSLAFQMSQFEETVAVTTWKRNRDAESAQNGGGRGWTCSEGPMSRIPDREEADYRACLLGLRDYVNKNGFKNVVLGLSGGIDSAICAALAVDALGEERVRCVMMPYRYTSKDSLKDAEDCARALGCRYDIVPIAEPVEGFSHALTQLFEGTKEGITEENLQSRARGTILMAISNKFGSMVVTTGNKSEMSVGYATLYGDMNGGFNPIKDLYKMQVYALSRWRNSHVPPGALGPSGEVIPHNIIDKAPSAELRENQTDQDSLPPYPVLDDILECLVENEMGVDEIVKRGHDRATVARMENLLYIAEYKRRQAAPGVKITKKNFGRDRRYPITNRFRDRG from the coding sequence ATGACCAGCAAGACCGCTCCCGACACGCTCCGCATCGCCGTTGCCCAGCTGAACCCGACTGTCGGCGACGTCGTCGGCAACCTAGCCAAGGCGCGCGCGGCGAGAGCGGACGCCGCCCGCCAGGGGGCGGATCTCGTCCTGTTCACCGAACTGTTCATTTCCGGCTATCCGCCGGAGGATCTGGTGCTGAAGCCGGCGTTCCTGGCGGCTTGCGAACGCGCCGCCAATGAACTGGCCAAGGACACCGCCGATGGCGGGCCTGCCGTCATCATCGGCACGCCGCTGAAGCGCAAGAGCGGCACCCACAATTCGATCCTCTTCGCCGACGGCGGCAAGGTGCTCGGCGAGCGCTACAAGGTGGACCTGCCGAACTATGGCGAGTTCGACGAAAAGCGCGTGTTCCAGGCTGGTCCTGAGATCGCCGGACCGTTCAATTTTCGTGGCATCCGCGTCGGCGTGCCGATCTGCGAGGACATCTGGGGCGAACTCGGCGTGTGCGAGACACTGGCCGAAAGCGGCGCCGAAATCCTTCTGGTCCCCAACGGCTCGCCCTATTACCGCACCAAGATCGACGTGCGCCATCAGGTGGTGATCAAGCAGGTCATCGAGACCGGCCTGCCGATGATCTATGCCAACCAGCTTGGCGGGCAGGACGAACTGGTCTTCGACGGTGCGTCCTTCGCCATCAACGCGGACAAGTCGCTCGCCTTCCAGATGAGCCAGTTCGAGGAGACGGTCGCCGTCACCACCTGGAAACGCAACCGCGACGCCGAGAGCGCGCAAAATGGTGGGGGCAGGGGCTGGACCTGCTCGGAAGGGCCGATGTCGCGGATACCGGACCGGGAGGAGGCCGACTACCGCGCCTGCCTGCTTGGCCTGCGCGACTACGTCAACAAGAACGGCTTCAAGAATGTCGTGCTCGGTCTTTCCGGCGGCATCGATTCGGCGATCTGTGCCGCCCTTGCCGTCGATGCGCTGGGCGAGGAGCGGGTCCGCTGCGTGATGATGCCCTATCGCTACACCTCGAAGGATTCGCTGAAGGACGCTGAGGACTGCGCCCGTGCTCTCGGCTGCCGCTACGACATCGTGCCGATCGCCGAGCCGGTCGAGGGCTTTTCGCACGCGCTGACGCAGCTGTTTGAAGGCACCAAGGAAGGCATCACCGAGGAAAACCTGCAAAGCCGTGCGCGCGGCACCATCCTGATGGCGATCTCCAACAAATTCGGCTCCATGGTCGTCACCACCGGCAACAAGTCGGAGATGTCGGTCGGCTACGCCACGCTTTACGGCGACATGAATGGCGGCTTCAATCCGATCAAGGACCTCTACAAGATGCAGGTCTATGCGTTGTCGCGCTGGCGCAATAGCCATGTGCCGCCGGGTGCGCTCGGACCTTCCGGCGAGGTGATCCCGCACAACATCATCGACAAGGCGCCGTCGGCGGAGTTGCGCGAAAACCAGACAGACCAGGATTCGCTGCCGCCCTATCCGGTGCTCGACGACATTCTCGAATGCCTGGTCGAGAACGAGATGGGCGTCGACGAGATCGTCAAGCGCGGCCACGACCGGGCGACGGTGGCGCGGATGGAGAACCTGCTCTACATCGCCGAATACAAGCGCCGCCAGGCCGCGCCGGGCGTCAAGATCACCAAGAAGAACTTTGGCCGCGACCGTCGCTATCCCATCACCAACCGCTTCCGTGACCGGGGCTGA
- a CDS encoding DedA family protein, with product MSETVHRLIEQYGLLAVFLGCLAEGETAAILGGFFAHQHVFALWQTFVAVFTGAFLGDTAFFVLGRHFAQTRLVRRFRRKPGFSRAYRLVTDHPNIYVLSNRYIYGMRVLGGIVAGLSGIAPARFVVLNAISAAVWAALFSGLGYVFGAGAQQIIGRALLHHERVLVALAIGLVIFAIAFAVARTLIRRERVRESSAASSG from the coding sequence ATGAGCGAGACCGTCCACAGGCTGATCGAGCAATATGGGCTGCTGGCGGTCTTTCTCGGCTGCCTGGCTGAGGGCGAGACCGCCGCCATCCTTGGCGGCTTCTTCGCTCACCAGCATGTGTTCGCGCTCTGGCAGACCTTTGTCGCCGTCTTCACCGGCGCCTTCCTCGGCGACACCGCCTTCTTCGTGCTGGGGCGTCACTTCGCGCAGACACGGCTGGTGCGGCGCTTTCGTCGCAAGCCCGGCTTCAGTCGCGCCTACCGGCTGGTCACCGACCACCCCAACATCTACGTGCTGTCGAACCGCTATATTTACGGCATGCGCGTTCTGGGCGGCATCGTTGCCGGCCTTTCCGGCATCGCACCAGCGCGCTTTGTCGTGTTGAACGCGATCTCGGCCGCCGTCTGGGCAGCTTTGTTTAGCGGTCTGGGTTATGTCTTCGGCGCCGGCGCCCAACAGATCATCGGCCGCGCCCTGCTCCATCACGAGCGGGTGCTGGTCGCACTCGCCATCGGCCTCGTGATCTTCGCCATTGCCTTTGCGGTGGCGCGAACCTTGATCCGACGCGAGCGGGTCAGGGAAAGCAGCGCTGCGAGCAGCGGCTAA
- a CDS encoding GNAT family N-acetyltransferase — protein sequence MSEVEISFDRDRIDFAATSAIIKASYWGAQRSDEIHRCAFDNSLCVSAFIDGEQVGFARAVTDHACFAYLCDVIVWPERRGVGIGKKLVGALLDHPDLAQVGSWSLRTTDAHSLYAGFGFEVSNDGFWMRRRR from the coding sequence GTGAGCGAAGTCGAAATTTCCTTCGATCGCGACCGCATCGATTTCGCAGCCACTTCGGCGATCATCAAGGCGAGCTACTGGGGCGCGCAGCGCAGCGATGAAATCCACCGCTGCGCCTTCGACAATTCGCTCTGCGTTTCCGCATTCATCGACGGCGAACAGGTCGGTTTCGCGCGCGCGGTCACCGACCATGCCTGCTTCGCCTATCTTTGCGACGTCATCGTCTGGCCGGAACGGCGCGGCGTCGGCATCGGCAAGAAGTTGGTCGGCGCGCTGCTCGATCATCCAGATCTTGCGCAGGTCGGGTCCTGGAGCCTGCGCACCACCGACGCGCACTCGCTCTATGCCGGCTTCGGCTTCGAGGTTTCCAATGACGGCTTCTGGATGCGCCGGCGGCGCTGA
- a CDS encoding ABC transporter ATP-binding protein codes for MTRFKIDLRAGAFGSVFGFTLAHWRRQPIRVLFILLMILLSTLADVLTPLYSGRLVDAVASGAASSQEAWDAAVAAFIALIGLALSSVVFRNFGFLAIVELTLKMMSDICGDAFYRVQRFSTDWHANSFAGSTVRKVTRGMWALDLLNDTVLVALFPSVVMLVGSTVLLGWYWPLMGLVVALGSLIFIGVTAVLSLAYVAPAARLANAWDTRLGGSLADAVSCNAVVKGFGAEAREEGRLAGVVAKWRNRTGRTWIRGTVNGTVQGIMLLALRTAVIGVVLLLWLRGQASAGDVAFVLTSFFVLQGYLRDIGMHIRNMQRSINDMEELVDFQAQPLGIEDAPDAEHARIVDGGILFDHVTFHYGSHREPLYRDFSVVIEPGERVGLVGHSGSGKTTFVKLIQRLYDLSGGRILIDGQDISEVTQSSLRQQIAIVQQEPILFHRSLAENIAYARPDATQAEIEEAARLASAHDFIARLPKGYGTLVGERGVKLSGGERQRVAIARAFLADAPILILDEATSSLDSESEVLIQQAMERLMVGRTTLVIAHRLSTVRALDRLLVFDRGKIVEEGSHEELIRLSGGIYRRLFERQALELTKGLV; via the coding sequence ATGACTCGTTTCAAGATCGACTTGCGCGCTGGCGCATTCGGCAGCGTTTTTGGCTTCACCCTGGCACACTGGCGGCGGCAGCCGATCAGGGTGCTGTTCATTCTGCTCATGATTTTGCTTTCGACGTTGGCCGATGTGCTGACGCCGCTCTATTCCGGCCGTCTGGTCGATGCCGTCGCTTCAGGCGCCGCATCGAGCCAGGAGGCCTGGGATGCTGCGGTCGCGGCATTTATCGCGCTGATCGGATTGGCGCTGTCCTCCGTCGTCTTCCGCAACTTCGGCTTCCTCGCCATCGTCGAACTGACGCTGAAGATGATGTCGGACATCTGCGGCGACGCGTTTTACCGCGTCCAGCGTTTCTCGACCGACTGGCACGCCAATTCCTTTGCCGGCTCGACCGTGCGCAAGGTTACGCGTGGCATGTGGGCGCTCGACCTCCTCAACGACACGGTGCTGGTGGCGCTGTTCCCGTCGGTGGTCATGCTGGTGGGCTCGACCGTGCTGCTCGGCTGGTACTGGCCGCTGATGGGGCTGGTGGTGGCGCTCGGCTCACTGATCTTCATCGGCGTCACCGCCGTGCTGTCGCTCGCCTATGTCGCGCCGGCGGCCAGGCTGGCCAACGCATGGGACACGCGCCTCGGCGGTTCGCTGGCCGACGCGGTGAGCTGCAACGCGGTCGTCAAGGGTTTTGGCGCGGAAGCGCGTGAGGAAGGGCGTCTTGCCGGCGTGGTCGCCAAGTGGCGCAACCGCACCGGGCGCACCTGGATTCGCGGTACCGTCAACGGCACGGTGCAGGGCATCATGCTGCTTGCGCTGAGGACGGCGGTTATCGGCGTCGTGCTGCTCCTGTGGTTGCGGGGGCAGGCCAGCGCGGGCGACGTCGCCTTCGTGCTGACATCGTTCTTCGTGCTGCAGGGCTACCTGCGCGACATCGGCATGCACATCCGCAACATGCAACGCTCGATCAATGACATGGAAGAACTGGTCGATTTCCAGGCGCAGCCGCTTGGCATCGAGGATGCTCCGGACGCCGAGCATGCCCGCATCGTCGACGGCGGCATCCTCTTCGACCATGTCACCTTCCACTATGGCAGCCATCGCGAGCCGCTTTATCGCGATTTCTCGGTGGTGATCGAGCCCGGTGAGCGGGTCGGCCTGGTCGGCCATTCGGGTTCGGGCAAGACGACCTTCGTCAAGCTGATACAGCGGCTCTACGACCTCAGCGGCGGTCGCATCCTGATCGACGGTCAGGATATTTCCGAGGTCACGCAGTCGTCGCTTCGCCAGCAGATCGCGATCGTGCAGCAGGAGCCGATCCTGTTCCACCGTTCGCTGGCGGAGAACATCGCCTATGCCCGGCCTGACGCCACGCAGGCCGAGATCGAGGAGGCTGCGCGCCTTGCCAGCGCGCATGACTTCATCGCCCGGTTGCCCAAAGGCTACGGCACGCTCGTCGGCGAGCGCGGCGTCAAGCTCTCGGGCGGTGAGCGCCAGCGTGTGGCCATCGCGCGCGCCTTCCTCGCGGATGCGCCGATCCTGATCCTGGACGAGGCGACGTCGAGCCTCGATTCGGAATCGGAGGTGCTGATCCAACAGGCGATGGAGCGGCTTATGGTCGGCCGCACCACGCTGGTCATCGCCCACCGCCTGTCGACGGTCAGGGCGCTCGACCGGCTGCTGGTCTTCGACCGCGGCAAGATTGTCGAAGAGGGCTCGCATGAAGAGCTGATCCGGCTGAGCGGTGGCATCTATCGCCGCCTGTTCGAGCGGCAGGCGCTGGAACTGACCAAGGGCCTGGTCTGA
- a CDS encoding diacylglycerol kinase encodes MKRLIDAFYNSVRAFRRLAASEAAFQQELMLLVLAIPLGWFVATSWSGYALLIGAVLMLIMVEVLNTGIEATCDAISREFNIDIQLAKDCGSLAVLISIVLAGGIWLFAIFERIYGIPV; translated from the coding sequence ATGAAGCGGCTGATCGACGCCTTCTACAATTCGGTACGCGCGTTTCGCCGACTTGCCGCGAGCGAAGCGGCTTTCCAGCAGGAGTTGATGCTGCTGGTGCTGGCGATACCGCTCGGCTGGTTCGTGGCGACGAGCTGGAGCGGCTATGCGCTGCTGATCGGCGCCGTGCTGATGCTGATCATGGTCGAAGTGCTGAACACTGGCATCGAGGCGACCTGCGATGCCATCAGCCGCGAGTTCAACATCGACATCCAGCTTGCCAAGGATTGCGGCTCGCTGGCCGTACTGATCTCGATCGTGCTGGCGGGCGGCATCTGGCTGTTCGCGATTTTCGAGCGCATCTACGGCATTCCGGTTTAG